The Bacteriovorax sp. BAL6_X genome window below encodes:
- a CDS encoding BatD family protein, with protein MFKYIILILLTFSSIAQTITAKLSSSEVALEDSFKLIINFEYQGETEPYVSFKLNNAEIVSDNTNDASRLMVKGYFAGGKMIQKKVYNYVYELRALKKGSAVVRDIKVDFGNEVIKHRSLTVRILSQRARLQDYFVRAEVDKTQAYVGEKIDLIYYVYFKGEITNPEFVKFPVQKNFLKRFELPRTNVERVSVQGDVYKRIPVYKSVLYPEKPGDLSIDPIEIRFQHPDYKNRRGNAFGMSFSFSSSTYKSKTIRSERIKIKALQIPMENMPKSFTGLVGKHSFSLSLNKSKVVVNDVLEARLEVRGDGALEKFDAPILINSDAFEVFETRAEMIEQTPLIKNKVFDYTFLAKRAEFVSQRKIELSTFNPISGQFETTELIVDPLVIIGSGSAASNIASSETKEVVKNNQTVSPTVQKTILAENIMAPIFVTSSKRNLWDIINYSLMGVIVLILVITAFPYIKFFDRDPFKNLKKEFNYSNIFHYITIFTPSVQGDSLNDRIKGMKVSDEARKYFFDLVDNAGKNEYKGARLPLKYKKEYWQELARAEYENN; from the coding sequence ATGTTTAAGTATATAATTTTAATTTTATTAACATTTTCTTCTATCGCACAAACTATAACTGCAAAACTAAGTTCATCTGAGGTCGCGTTAGAGGATTCGTTCAAACTAATAATCAATTTCGAGTATCAGGGAGAAACTGAGCCTTATGTAAGCTTTAAGCTTAATAATGCAGAAATAGTATCTGATAACACAAATGATGCGAGTAGACTGATGGTGAAAGGGTATTTTGCTGGCGGTAAAATGATTCAGAAAAAAGTTTATAATTATGTCTATGAACTTAGAGCATTAAAAAAGGGAAGTGCTGTAGTTAGAGATATTAAAGTAGACTTTGGAAATGAAGTTATCAAACACCGATCTTTAACTGTGCGTATTTTGAGTCAGAGGGCCCGTTTGCAAGATTACTTCGTTAGGGCCGAGGTAGATAAAACGCAGGCATATGTTGGAGAGAAGATTGATCTTATCTATTATGTATATTTTAAGGGCGAAATAACTAATCCTGAATTCGTAAAATTTCCAGTACAAAAGAATTTTTTAAAACGTTTTGAGTTACCTAGGACAAATGTTGAAAGAGTAAGTGTACAGGGAGACGTCTATAAACGTATTCCTGTATACAAAAGTGTTCTTTACCCTGAAAAGCCAGGAGACCTTTCAATTGATCCTATTGAAATTCGTTTTCAACACCCTGATTATAAAAATAGACGTGGAAACGCCTTTGGGATGTCGTTTTCATTTAGCTCTTCAACTTATAAATCAAAAACAATTAGAAGTGAACGAATTAAAATTAAGGCCCTTCAAATTCCAATGGAAAATATGCCTAAATCTTTTACTGGGCTCGTTGGTAAACACTCTTTTAGTTTGAGCCTTAATAAAAGTAAAGTTGTTGTGAATGACGTATTAGAAGCTCGTTTAGAAGTTCGGGGTGATGGAGCTCTTGAGAAATTTGATGCTCCTATATTAATCAATTCAGACGCATTCGAAGTTTTCGAGACACGGGCCGAAATGATTGAACAAACTCCGCTTATTAAGAATAAAGTATTTGATTATACGTTCTTAGCAAAAAGAGCAGAGTTTGTATCTCAAAGAAAGATTGAACTATCGACATTTAATCCAATTTCAGGTCAGTTTGAAACGACAGAGTTAATCGTTGACCCACTGGTTATTATCGGCTCAGGTAGTGCTGCATCAAATATTGCTTCTAGTGAAACAAAGGAAGTTGTAAAAAATAATCAAACTGTTTCACCAACTGTACAAAAAACAATACTTGCAGAAAATATAATGGCGCCAATATTTGTTACTTCTAGTAAAAGAAACTTATGGGATATTATCAATTATTCTCTAATGGGAGTCATCGTTTTAATACTAGTGATTACGGCATTCCCTTATATTAAATTTTTTGACAGAGATCCATTTAAGAATCTAAAAAAAGAATTTAACTATTCAAATATTTTTCACTACATCACAATATTTACACCTAGTGTACAGGGTGATAGCTTAAATGATCGTATTAAGGGGATGAAAGTTTCAGATGAAGCTAGAAAGTACTTTTTTGACCTTGTGGATAACGCCGGTAAAAATGAGTATAAAGGGGCCAGGTTGCCTCTTAAATATAAGAAAGAGTACTGGCAAGAACTAGCTAGAGCAGAATATGAAAATAATTAA
- a CDS encoding VWA domain-containing protein, with protein sequence MLCYTLAFFGFAFSLGDLRGPEELVESNIPNQRTLILIDNSLSMLVEDIRPNRISKAAIIAKHFVKNAYGHQVALSIFSDIQRKIVPFTDDVDILESRLGTMLSAAPEGGSNVSLALKEAFQFFKTSDGFSKGNILLITDGEEHSNIEVDIPSEISLAIVGVGTDEGGKIPRRGKRGNFLGYKKFNSVEIISKLNKKFFEDLVNKSKYAKVWFVESYSLPTKEILGFFKDIHLNSFTKGTLRSRPVLGYWLIVVSIFLYVLSVFLGRFKTFKPIVMIILVCLLIVPANSPLAQEEVEVDPKQEMLVDKMRAGKISKDEKLKLAELFLKQKDGQKQAAEIYSETLNNYEDEAPTDLFNYATALLKNNQFVDAVNLYKYILEKNADNKELADAVKKQIKFALQKQKQDKKKQEQDKKKQEKSKDNKDNKDSKNQDQQQKKKDGQKNKDSNQDQKKQGQKGQEDHKKDQKESDKGNEKKDQNKSEKNNDKNEKNKKKTQQQQWKELEDQAKKKKRMRKANGVFKQIMNDDSQLQKKFIDTTSDGNNNRKDW encoded by the coding sequence ATGCTGTGTTATACCTTAGCCTTTTTTGGTTTCGCGTTTTCTCTTGGAGATCTTCGTGGTCCCGAAGAACTTGTTGAATCAAATATTCCTAATCAACGTACACTAATCTTGATTGATAATTCTCTAAGTATGCTAGTTGAAGATATTAGACCTAATCGAATTTCGAAGGCAGCTATTATTGCAAAGCACTTTGTTAAAAATGCTTATGGCCATCAAGTTGCTTTAAGTATTTTCTCTGATATTCAACGTAAAATAGTACCATTTACGGATGATGTCGATATATTAGAATCCCGCCTGGGTACAATGTTGAGTGCAGCACCAGAAGGCGGGTCAAATGTTAGTCTTGCGCTAAAGGAAGCATTCCAATTCTTTAAAACAAGTGATGGATTTTCAAAAGGAAATATTCTACTAATCACAGATGGTGAAGAGCACTCTAATATTGAGGTTGATATTCCTAGTGAAATAAGTTTGGCAATCGTAGGTGTTGGAACAGACGAGGGCGGAAAAATACCTAGGCGTGGAAAACGTGGAAACTTTCTTGGTTATAAAAAGTTCAACAGCGTTGAAATTATTTCTAAGCTAAATAAAAAGTTTTTTGAAGATCTCGTTAATAAATCAAAATATGCAAAAGTATGGTTTGTGGAATCATATAGTTTGCCAACTAAAGAAATTCTAGGGTTCTTTAAAGATATTCATTTGAACTCTTTCACCAAAGGAACATTGAGATCAAGGCCTGTGCTAGGATATTGGCTAATTGTTGTCAGTATTTTTCTTTATGTTTTATCTGTTTTTTTGGGGCGTTTCAAGACATTCAAACCGATAGTCATGATAATTTTAGTTTGTTTATTGATTGTTCCTGCTAACAGTCCCTTAGCACAAGAAGAAGTAGAAGTTGATCCAAAACAAGAAATGCTCGTTGATAAAATGAGAGCGGGTAAAATTTCAAAAGATGAAAAGCTAAAGCTGGCAGAGCTTTTTTTAAAACAAAAGGATGGCCAAAAACAAGCAGCAGAGATCTATAGTGAAACACTGAATAATTATGAAGATGAAGCACCTACTGACCTGTTTAATTATGCAACAGCACTCTTAAAAAATAATCAATTTGTCGATGCAGTTAATCTTTATAAGTATATTTTGGAAAAAAATGCGGACAATAAAGAGCTTGCAGATGCAGTTAAAAAGCAAATTAAATTTGCTCTCCAAAAGCAGAAGCAGGATAAGAAGAAACAAGAACAAGATAAGAAGAAACAAGAAAAGAGTAAAGATAATAAGGATAATAAAGATAGCAAGAATCAAGACCAACAGCAGAAAAAGAAAGATGGTCAAAAAAATAAAGATAGTAATCAAGATCAAAAAAAGCAAGGACAAAAGGGTCAAGAAGATCATAAAAAAGATCAAAAAGAATCTGATAAAGGTAATGAAAAGAAAGATCAAAATAAGTCTGAAAAGAATAATGATAAAAATGAAAAGAATAAGAAAAAGACTCAGCAGCAACAGTGGAAAGAACTTGAAGATCAGGCCAAAAAGAAGAAGCGTATGAGGAAAGCAAATGGAGTCTTTAAGCAAATTATGAATGATGATTCACAACTACAGAAGAAATTTATCGACACAACTTCAGATGGAAATAATAATCGTAAGGATTGGTAA
- a CDS encoding VWA domain-containing protein gives MLSNYIFHNKYLFIVGIIGFLFWCIDFFAIFKKGELILPPRYSLKSGPSFLRGILFLISFLSWALISFALMGPKTPMGKSNVKKEINDIYFVVDVSRSMLAEDFPPNRLEAAKSQIRKFVELSPVDRIGIIMFGDKVFTLIPVTTDLKLVEQSVEQINIGFLGSGTNIGDALGLALARSETSVAENKSIVLLTDGSANAGLMSPMQAAEKAKELGIKIYTIGIGGDPDAKLPIGRDAFGRKRYQNMPGASMDFETLQKIAELSGGKDFVASDNDSLNEVLSEINKLERKGLEIKGRIIYQEDYYKFLLVGVLLLMFVEGTRRLYLREVA, from the coding sequence TTGTTAAGTAATTATATCTTTCACAATAAGTATTTATTCATCGTAGGAATTATAGGCTTTCTATTTTGGTGTATTGATTTTTTTGCAATCTTCAAAAAAGGAGAACTAATCCTTCCTCCTCGATATAGCCTGAAGTCTGGGCCATCATTTTTAAGAGGGATTTTATTTCTTATCTCATTTCTATCATGGGCGCTTATTAGTTTTGCTTTAATGGGACCAAAGACTCCTATGGGGAAGAGTAACGTAAAAAAAGAAATTAACGATATTTACTTTGTTGTTGATGTGTCTAGATCAATGTTAGCGGAAGACTTTCCTCCTAATCGTTTAGAAGCTGCAAAAAGTCAGATAAGGAAGTTTGTTGAACTATCTCCAGTTGATCGTATCGGTATAATCATGTTTGGAGATAAGGTATTTACTTTAATTCCAGTAACTACAGACTTAAAGCTTGTAGAACAATCTGTAGAACAAATTAATATAGGATTTCTAGGTTCGGGGACAAATATAGGTGATGCGCTTGGACTCGCCCTCGCTAGATCAGAAACGAGTGTTGCTGAAAATAAGTCAATTGTTTTACTAACTGATGGGAGTGCTAACGCTGGCCTAATGTCTCCTATGCAAGCAGCAGAAAAAGCAAAAGAGTTAGGAATAAAAATTTATACGATTGGTATCGGTGGTGATCCAGATGCGAAGTTACCAATTGGTCGTGATGCTTTTGGGAGAAAGCGGTACCAGAATATGCCTGGCGCAAGTATGGACTTTGAAACTCTACAAAAGATTGCAGAACTATCAGGTGGAAAAGATTTTGTTGCTTCTGATAATGACTCCTTAAATGAAGTTCTTTCAGAGATTAATAAGCTCGAAAGAAAAGGGCTTGAGATTAAAGGTCGTATTATTTATCAAGAGGATTATTATAAGTTTTTACTTGTCGGTGTTTTGCTTTTAATGTTTGTTGAGGGAACTCGACGTTTATACTTAAGGGAAGTTGCATAA
- a CDS encoding DUF58 domain-containing protein, translating into MKTLEVHQIVQNMKNSLFKRANSFSIGMLKSHFRGTGLKFKEHQVYVHGDDVRFIDWKMVAKTNTPYIKTFEEERNVEITILLDCSPGMVIGHNGKSKLAAAFEIISLLYLLSEKTHDYIETIICLNDRVVRVQKKRGEAGLVAFVDALRKSNVLNTVGEIDTEYLVSQKERNFEKFDAELVREFYKKREVVILSDFYEFLSPETLKRLTARKHVHAFRLLCPLDTSNEFRFSVIGRIAGKGSGKVDARLKGKVEPLDFGFRLKDINVGDRYLEDFVKEML; encoded by the coding sequence ATGAAAACACTTGAAGTACATCAAATTGTTCAAAATATGAAAAATAGTTTGTTCAAAAGAGCAAACTCATTTTCCATTGGTATGCTTAAATCTCACTTCAGAGGTACGGGATTGAAGTTTAAGGAACATCAGGTGTATGTTCATGGTGATGACGTACGTTTTATTGATTGGAAAATGGTCGCTAAAACAAATACGCCATATATCAAAACATTTGAAGAAGAAAGAAATGTTGAGATTACAATATTACTTGATTGTAGCCCTGGAATGGTTATCGGACACAATGGGAAGTCAAAACTAGCTGCTGCTTTTGAAATTATCTCATTACTCTACTTACTCTCTGAAAAAACTCATGACTATATTGAAACAATAATTTGTTTGAATGATCGTGTTGTAAGAGTTCAAAAGAAAAGAGGTGAAGCAGGGCTTGTGGCATTTGTTGATGCACTAAGGAAGTCTAACGTTTTAAATACGGTTGGAGAAATTGATACAGAATATCTAGTTTCTCAAAAAGAACGCAACTTTGAAAAGTTTGATGCTGAGTTAGTAAGAGAATTTTATAAGAAAAGAGAAGTTGTTATCCTTAGTGACTTCTATGAGTTCTTATCGCCGGAAACCTTGAAGAGACTAACTGCACGAAAACATGTTCATGCCTTTAGATTACTTTGTCCACTTGATACTTCAAATGAGTTTCGTTTCTCTGTGATTGGACGTATTGCTGGGAAGGGAAGCGGTAAAGTAGATGCCAGACTTAAAGGTAAAGTTGAACCTTTAGATTTTGGGTTCAGACTAAAGGATATAAATGTAGGAGATCGCTACTTGGAAGATTTTGTTAAGGAGATGTTATAA
- a CDS encoding MoxR family ATPase, with translation MTDNSRQKVNSVLDRAKRIVYGQDEMLDSIIAALVCEGHLLIEGMPGLGKTLSVSTMSKLCDLTFKRVQFTPDLLPSDLVGTMVYSQQKEEFSTKFGPIFTQLLLADEINRSPAKVQSALLEAMAEKQVTIGDSTHKLSSPFVVLATQNPIEQEGTYPLPEAQLDRFMMKVSVNYPDFEAEKSILDLENIKQDLSSILSTDDILSIRAEIDKVYVDDKMKDLIIKIVRATRPGDKHFSPDFKGLVQAGASPRAAIWLQKLGRFNAFMAQRDYVTPDDVMKVVASVLGHRIILTYEASIDGINPRDLAVKIAQKLI, from the coding sequence ATGACTGATAATTCAAGACAGAAGGTTAATAGTGTTTTAGATAGGGCCAAGAGAATTGTATATGGTCAAGACGAAATGCTAGATAGTATTATTGCAGCATTAGTCTGTGAAGGACATCTCCTTATTGAAGGTATGCCTGGTTTAGGTAAAACATTATCTGTATCAACAATGAGTAAGCTTTGTGACTTAACATTTAAAAGAGTTCAGTTTACACCAGACCTACTTCCATCTGACCTTGTCGGAACAATGGTTTATTCGCAACAAAAAGAAGAATTTTCTACTAAGTTTGGCCCAATCTTTACACAACTTTTACTTGCCGATGAAATTAATAGATCACCGGCCAAGGTACAATCAGCACTATTAGAGGCCATGGCCGAAAAGCAAGTAACGATTGGTGATTCTACTCATAAGCTATCAAGTCCATTTGTTGTACTTGCAACACAGAACCCTATTGAGCAAGAAGGAACTTATCCTCTTCCAGAAGCACAACTTGATCGATTTATGATGAAAGTAAGCGTTAATTATCCTGATTTTGAAGCAGAGAAGTCAATTCTAGATTTAGAGAATATTAAACAAGATTTAAGCTCTATTCTTTCAACTGATGATATTCTTTCAATACGTGCAGAGATTGATAAAGTTTATGTAGATGACAAGATGAAGGATTTAATCATTAAGATAGTAAGAGCAACAAGACCGGGTGACAAACACTTCTCTCCTGATTTTAAAGGACTTGTGCAAGCGGGAGCATCACCTCGTGCTGCTATCTGGTTACAAAAGTTAGGACGTTTTAACGCATTTATGGCCCAACGTGATTATGTCACGCCGGATGATGTAATGAAAGTAGTTGCTTCTGTTTTAGGACACAGAATTATTTTAACTTATGAGGCATCTATTGATGGAATTAACCCAAGGGACTTAGCAGTTAAGATTGCTCAGAAATTGATTTAA
- a CDS encoding class I SAM-dependent rRNA methyltransferase, whose product MRQIEINKKVRLYFESKVIHLSENDIEDSLRSHRPGEWCSFSHLKDKYIGFVNPNSTRKKNIAIFKSSLEPWEYVAKAIEDAINYRSEIGYGQDARLIYGDEDGLPGLILDGYKNCAIVQINTAGMDTYRNEIKTHIQKLLDKEVILLDNKKYRDIEELPVFESDELPELIEIEETGFKYQIKREMMQKVGYYYDHRENRRKFEELIKRTGQNYKKGLDLFTYVGSWGLHLLRAGVEQVEFVDQANMAEVVSNHVELNNFSNRGSFTRQDVFKFLDEKVSEGASYDVIVCDPPAFSKSYKDKKAALSGYEKLYTRIFKMINKGGVLAAASCTQNISMNELDQCVVKAAQKNDLTIRLIDTGIQGLDHPISRLDSKSNYIKYLAYKVERND is encoded by the coding sequence ATGAGACAAATAGAAATTAATAAAAAAGTTAGACTTTACTTTGAAAGTAAAGTGATCCATTTATCTGAAAACGATATTGAAGACTCACTCCGTTCACATCGTCCTGGGGAGTGGTGTAGCTTTAGTCATTTAAAAGATAAATATATTGGATTTGTTAATCCAAACTCAACACGGAAGAAGAATATTGCGATATTCAAATCATCACTTGAACCTTGGGAATATGTGGCAAAAGCTATCGAAGATGCAATCAACTATCGCTCTGAAATAGGTTATGGACAAGATGCTCGTTTGATTTATGGTGATGAAGACGGACTTCCTGGACTGATACTTGATGGCTATAAGAACTGCGCCATTGTTCAGATAAATACTGCAGGAATGGACACTTACCGAAATGAAATAAAGACACATATACAAAAGCTTCTCGATAAAGAAGTGATACTTCTTGATAATAAGAAGTATCGTGATATCGAAGAACTTCCGGTTTTTGAAAGTGATGAACTACCTGAGCTAATCGAAATTGAAGAAACTGGTTTTAAATATCAGATCAAAAGAGAGATGATGCAAAAGGTGGGATACTATTATGATCACCGTGAAAATCGTAGAAAGTTTGAAGAACTTATTAAAAGAACAGGGCAAAACTATAAAAAAGGACTAGATCTATTTACTTATGTGGGGTCATGGGGATTGCACCTCTTACGTGCTGGAGTGGAACAGGTTGAGTTTGTTGACCAAGCAAATATGGCAGAAGTGGTTAGCAATCATGTTGAGCTTAATAACTTTAGCAATCGTGGGAGTTTCACGCGTCAGGACGTCTTTAAGTTTTTAGATGAAAAAGTAAGTGAAGGTGCAAGCTATGATGTAATCGTTTGTGATCCTCCAGCATTTAGTAAGAGCTATAAAGATAAGAAAGCCGCACTTAGTGGTTACGAAAAATTATATACTCGTATTTTTAAAATGATTAATAAGGGTGGAGTTCTAGCGGCAGCATCATGCACTCAAAATATCTCAATGAATGAATTAGATCAATGTGTTGTTAAAGCTGCTCAGAAGAATGACCTTACAATTAGGTTAATTGATACAGGTATTCAAGGCCTGGATCATCCTATTAGTCGATTAGATTCAAAATCAAATTATATAAAATATTTAGCTTATAAGGTGGAAAGAAATGACTGA
- a CDS encoding NFACT RNA binding domain-containing protein, producing the protein MNLNFSELGRNVDKINAQLFENGMSTNPKIQKIFSSGKLVLLQLRLRGKNLCITLGRGGEHCGIWDSIASIPSEYRITRDQFLEFLRSNIRNARLSEIEVDTKDKCLNLKFSDKSNLLLFWKGRQLFFSYIYLNEGRRLHFSPWQSNKKQIFEFENFFDIFNELGRKQLDNKDINEKKLVLEEIEVFNKKAETTYNKKLMRKKKFIEKDLENCQVRHEIEKKLINDELDLSEHIFKYKSLKARFDYGLSYYQKKNVIFTKIKKLRKGEEFLEKRLEDVIKEIESKKVVFVKEKINVPVWKKVAQKSTEVNKSDDHSIFRWNNISIAVGLNTKGNDYIRSKWSTKGDIWFHLDGDKSAHVIAKNLDVFDFDKYSVVASILADYSEFNADQIPVIFTQVENLKGVKGAAGKVIYKKEKHLILPKVNWKEIISTSW; encoded by the coding sequence ATGAATTTAAATTTCTCAGAGCTAGGGCGAAATGTCGATAAAATTAATGCGCAATTATTTGAAAACGGTATGTCGACAAACCCAAAAATTCAAAAAATATTTTCCTCTGGAAAGCTTGTTTTATTACAGCTGAGACTCAGAGGTAAGAATCTTTGTATTACATTGGGAAGAGGCGGAGAGCATTGTGGAATTTGGGACTCAATTGCATCCATACCTTCTGAATATCGAATAACTAGGGATCAGTTTTTAGAGTTTTTAAGATCAAATATTAGAAACGCACGTTTAAGTGAGATTGAAGTCGACACGAAAGATAAATGCTTAAATTTAAAGTTCTCTGACAAGAGTAATCTCTTGCTCTTTTGGAAAGGACGTCAACTCTTCTTCTCTTATATATATCTAAATGAAGGGAGAAGGCTTCATTTCTCCCCTTGGCAATCAAATAAAAAACAGATATTTGAGTTTGAAAATTTCTTCGATATTTTTAATGAACTAGGTCGCAAGCAGCTAGATAATAAAGATATTAATGAGAAGAAACTCGTTTTAGAAGAAATTGAAGTATTCAATAAAAAAGCTGAGACAACTTATAATAAGAAGTTGATGAGAAAAAAGAAGTTTATTGAAAAAGATTTAGAAAATTGCCAAGTCAGACATGAAATAGAAAAAAAACTAATCAATGATGAATTAGATTTGAGCGAACATATCTTCAAGTATAAGAGTCTTAAGGCAAGATTTGATTATGGCCTTAGTTATTATCAAAAGAAAAATGTAATCTTTACTAAAATAAAAAAACTTAGAAAGGGTGAAGAGTTTCTTGAGAAACGTCTTGAGGATGTCATTAAAGAAATAGAGTCTAAGAAAGTCGTATTTGTTAAAGAAAAGATTAATGTGCCTGTTTGGAAAAAGGTAGCTCAAAAGAGTACTGAAGTGAATAAGTCAGATGATCACTCAATCTTTAGATGGAATAATATCTCAATTGCTGTTGGCCTAAATACAAAAGGAAATGATTATATCCGTAGTAAATGGTCAACTAAAGGCGATATTTGGTTTCATCTCGATGGCGATAAGAGTGCTCACGTTATTGCAAAAAATTTAGATGTCTTTGACTTCGATAAATACAGTGTTGTAGCCTCAATATTGGCCGATTATAGTGAATTTAACGCTGATCAAATACCTGTTATTTTTACTCAAGTAGAAAATCTCAAAGGAGTAAAGGGAGCTGCTGGAAAAGTCATTTATAAGAAAGAGAAGCATTTGATTCTCCCTAAAGTCAATTGGAAGGAAATAATTTCAACTAGTTGGTAA
- a CDS encoding Smr/MutS family protein, whose amino-acid sequence MNNPTILSQTLSNIDWSKIASEIITHARFQVNKNIIEHNPKIFESEQLNEHFYDLNEIIRKIDETGNLGDFFFSNLRDSDENHNALNYIAKGGVATLDQLNFLANTIENLFSTKRVLNFGHYLAFLDELVNKTQRLKQKFINPFRKFVDADGSVHLEKHPIIAPLIQEQISLERRIRETINFILKDEDISKRLQMDTFDIINERFVIPIRSDSYRSDLGSIVARSSTGNTLFVEPVATRKMSNELIEINSKIDYAISQICKGYCDLINNDLTTMRAVYSFFIELDYTYTLASYSHTKDFCSPEVSQDGTTSLVDFYHPLIENCVRNTIEVESKMRGIIISGPNTGGKTVSIKSIVIAHLFLKLGLFIPAQKAKLQYKSDVFYFDSDYQDLEMGLSSFAGEVQVILSMLENIQNDSLIAADEIFNSTSSDEASSLAYSIINYVTKELGCDVLISTHHQLLKTKIQESKEFISAHVGYDFDNNIPTYKLIIGTPGSSMALEIFNRLSKKHNIPAFILDDAKKMLDTKYVTYERLLQDLSKKQERINKTLKENIQLNHELKNQKKSQEGILFLEKQRAYDQYEKEIKKIIKGLNDVKTKSLSNEISSLNKQYERLKPSKIEKPKEERQVASEIKVGSRYFCDRLNTTCVVSEIKGKNCTVEVNGKKISVPKTSLFDQQGINNKKPQKSKKIEINVFKTINYTTEVNCRGMRLNEFQQKVFSCIDDLRMGHIPYLIIVHGHGDGTLKKWLRNELRRQRDLSWSPDEGNDGATRIDLTQ is encoded by the coding sequence ATGAATAATCCAACAATTTTGTCACAAACACTGAGTAATATTGACTGGAGCAAGATTGCTTCTGAAATTATCACCCATGCAAGGTTTCAGGTTAATAAGAATATTATAGAACATAATCCAAAGATATTCGAATCTGAACAACTAAACGAACATTTTTATGACTTAAACGAGATTATTAGGAAAATTGACGAAACAGGGAATCTTGGTGATTTCTTCTTTAGCAATTTGAGAGATAGTGATGAGAACCACAATGCCTTAAATTATATTGCAAAAGGTGGCGTCGCAACATTAGATCAGCTTAATTTCTTAGCTAATACGATCGAAAATCTTTTTTCAACTAAACGAGTCTTAAACTTTGGCCACTATCTAGCTTTCCTAGATGAATTAGTTAATAAAACACAGAGGCTTAAGCAAAAATTTATTAATCCATTTAGAAAGTTTGTGGATGCTGATGGAAGTGTTCACCTTGAAAAACACCCTATCATTGCGCCTCTTATTCAAGAGCAAATAAGTCTAGAAAGAAGAATTCGTGAAACTATTAACTTTATTTTAAAAGACGAAGATATTTCAAAACGTCTTCAAATGGACACTTTTGATATTATTAATGAAAGATTTGTCATTCCTATTAGAAGCGATTCTTATCGAAGTGACTTAGGTAGTATTGTAGCAAGATCATCAACAGGTAACACACTCTTTGTTGAACCTGTTGCAACAAGGAAAATGTCAAACGAGCTAATCGAAATTAACTCAAAGATTGATTACGCAATTTCTCAAATTTGCAAAGGTTATTGCGATCTGATCAATAATGATCTTACGACAATGCGTGCTGTTTACTCATTCTTTATCGAGCTAGACTATACATATACATTAGCTAGTTATTCACATACTAAGGATTTCTGCTCCCCAGAGGTTAGCCAAGATGGAACGACTAGCTTAGTGGACTTCTACCATCCCCTTATTGAAAACTGTGTTCGAAATACGATTGAAGTTGAAAGTAAAATGAGGGGGATTATCATCTCAGGGCCAAACACAGGGGGGAAAACTGTTTCCATTAAAAGTATTGTTATTGCGCACCTATTTTTAAAGCTTGGATTATTTATTCCAGCGCAAAAAGCGAAGCTACAGTACAAAAGCGATGTGTTTTATTTTGATAGTGACTATCAAGACTTAGAAATGGGTTTAAGTTCATTTGCGGGAGAAGTTCAAGTTATACTATCAATGCTTGAGAATATCCAAAATGATTCACTTATTGCAGCGGATGAAATCTTTAATTCGACATCATCAGATGAAGCATCATCGCTGGCCTACTCAATTATTAACTATGTCACTAAAGAGCTGGGTTGTGACGTTTTAATTTCAACTCACCACCAACTCTTAAAAACAAAGATACAAGAGAGTAAAGAATTTATTTCTGCCCATGTAGGCTATGACTTTGACAATAATATTCCTACTTACAAGCTAATCATTGGAACTCCGGGTTCATCGATGGCACTGGAAATCTTTAATCGCTTAAGTAAGAAGCATAATATACCTGCATTCATATTAGATGATGCAAAAAAGATGCTTGATACAAAATATGTAACCTACGAAAGACTTCTACAAGACCTTTCCAAGAAACAAGAAAGAATCAATAAAACACTTAAAGAAAATATACAGCTTAATCACGAACTCAAAAATCAAAAAAAATCTCAAGAAGGTATTCTCTTTCTAGAGAAACAAAGGGCCTATGATCAATATGAGAAAGAAATTAAAAAAATTATCAAAGGTCTTAATGATGTCAAAACCAAAAGTTTAAGTAATGAGATATCTTCTCTAAATAAACAATATGAAAGGCTCAAGCCCAGTAAAATTGAAAAACCCAAAGAGGAAAGGCAAGTTGCTTCAGAGATAAAAGTAGGTTCACGTTATTTTTGTGATCGTTTAAACACGACTTGCGTTGTCTCTGAAATTAAGGGCAAGAATTGTACTGTCGAAGTAAATGGTAAAAAGATTTCTGTACCAAAGACATCCCTCTTTGATCAACAAGGTATCAATAATAAAAAGCCTCAAAAGTCCAAAAAAATTGAAATTAATGTTTTCAAAACAATTAACTATACTACCGAAGTTAATTGTCGTGGTATGCGCTTAAATGAATTTCAGCAAAAGGTTTTCTCTTGTATAGACGATCTTAGAATGGGCCATATTCCATATTTAATTATTGTCCACGGACATGGAGATGGAACTTTAAAGAAGTGGCTTAGAAATGAACTTAGAAGACAGCGAGATTTAAGTTGGTCACCGGACGAAGGTAACGATGGGGCAACACGTATTGATCTTACTCAATAG